In Bosea vestrisii, a single genomic region encodes these proteins:
- a CDS encoding intradiol ring-cleavage dioxygenase, producing the protein MRNFDEFTITDAVLDRVGNATDPRIREISEALVRHLHAFVREIQPTQEEWQKGIEFLTRTGHICDDKRQEFILLSDTLGVSMLVDAINHRLPEGATETTVLGPFYVQEPPERALGADISEGMKGEPLFVSGSVSGSDGKPLVNAAVDVWHSDDDGYYDVQQLDALGGLAMRARFRTDAQGRFHFWTIKPAAYPIPHDGPVGQMLAAQGRHPWRPAHVHFMIDAPGHECLVTHVFVAGDQYLDSDVVFGVKDSLIREFVEHPAGQAPDGRSLDRPYARLHYDFGLKPKTGKASRAA; encoded by the coding sequence ATGCGGAACTTTGACGAGTTCACCATTACAGATGCCGTGCTGGATCGCGTCGGCAACGCGACGGACCCGCGCATCCGCGAGATCAGCGAGGCGCTCGTCCGCCACCTCCACGCCTTCGTCCGCGAGATCCAGCCGACGCAGGAGGAGTGGCAGAAGGGCATCGAGTTCCTGACCCGGACGGGGCATATCTGCGACGACAAGCGCCAGGAATTCATCCTGCTCTCCGACACGCTCGGCGTCTCGATGCTCGTCGACGCGATCAATCATCGGCTGCCCGAAGGCGCGACGGAGACGACGGTCCTGGGGCCGTTCTACGTCCAGGAGCCGCCGGAGCGTGCGCTCGGAGCCGATATTTCCGAGGGGATGAAGGGCGAGCCTCTCTTCGTCTCAGGCTCGGTCAGCGGGTCCGACGGCAAGCCGCTGGTCAATGCGGCGGTCGATGTCTGGCATTCCGACGATGACGGCTACTACGACGTGCAGCAGCTCGACGCGCTCGGCGGCCTCGCCATGCGGGCAAGGTTCCGCACCGACGCGCAGGGCAGGTTCCATTTCTGGACGATCAAGCCCGCCGCCTACCCGATCCCCCATGACGGCCCGGTCGGGCAGATGCTCGCGGCGCAAGGGCGCCATCCCTGGCGGCCGGCGCATGTGCATTTCATGATCGATGCGCCCGGCCACGAATGCCTCGTGACGCATGTCTTCGTGGCGGGTGACCAGTACCTCGATTCCGATGTCGTCTTCGGGGTGAAGGATTCGCTGATCCGCGAATTTGTCGAACACCCGGCGGGACAGGCCCCTGACGGCCGTTCGCTCGATCGGCCCTATGCCCGGCTCCATTATGATTTCGGCCTGAAGCCGAAGACGGGAAAGGCGTCGCGCGCGGCCTGA
- a CDS encoding amidohydrolase family protein translates to MTRQTLIAGATIVTMDAAGDLLSGDILIEGERIAAIAPRIDAPDAEHVDARGRIAIPGLVNAHMHTWQTGLRGLAADWTLLEYFRWVHAGLATRFRPDDIRIATLVGALGQIDAGTTTLVDWCHNNPTPDHTDAAVEALAESGIRAAFFHGSPKPDPQPGEPHFSEVPHPRSEVERLRRGRFASDEGLLTLGLAILGPHYATLPVSLADFRLAREFGLVASMHQGGGPARTPGGWEALIEAGLVGPGVNIVHGNDLPDALFERLVGLGVSFSAAPENEMSQGHGFPVTGRLRALGAAPSLGVDLESVIAGDMLTVGRVALGAQRALDNARSRQETGAIPSTSSIPVREALSWITIEGARMLGLEHRIGSLAPGKQADIVLIDARALHLQPVHDPVATVVMQAGRGDIEAVMIAGRFRKHAGRLDATGLDTKLAELAASGSRIVRDLGLRQNAA, encoded by the coding sequence ATGACGCGGCAAACCCTCATCGCAGGCGCGACGATCGTCACAATGGATGCCGCCGGCGACCTGCTTTCGGGCGACATCCTGATCGAGGGCGAGCGGATCGCGGCCATCGCCCCGCGCATCGACGCGCCGGACGCCGAACATGTCGATGCACGGGGCCGCATCGCGATCCCGGGTCTCGTCAACGCCCATATGCACACCTGGCAGACGGGCCTGCGCGGCCTCGCCGCCGACTGGACGCTGCTTGAATATTTCCGCTGGGTCCATGCCGGTCTGGCGACACGCTTCCGGCCCGACGATATCCGGATCGCCACACTTGTTGGTGCGCTCGGGCAGATCGATGCCGGCACGACAACGCTGGTCGACTGGTGTCACAACAATCCGACGCCCGACCATACCGACGCCGCCGTCGAGGCGCTCGCCGAGAGCGGCATCCGGGCGGCGTTCTTTCACGGCTCGCCGAAGCCGGATCCGCAACCCGGCGAGCCGCATTTCTCCGAGGTCCCGCATCCCCGCTCCGAGGTCGAGCGGTTGCGCCGCGGACGGTTCGCGTCCGACGAAGGCCTCCTTACCCTCGGCCTCGCCATCCTCGGCCCGCACTATGCGACGCTGCCCGTCTCGCTCGCCGATTTCCGGTTGGCGCGAGAATTCGGGCTCGTCGCTTCGATGCATCAGGGCGGCGGGCCGGCCCGGACGCCCGGCGGTTGGGAGGCTCTGATCGAGGCCGGCCTCGTCGGCCCCGGCGTCAACATCGTCCATGGCAACGACCTGCCGGACGCATTGTTTGAACGGCTCGTGGGACTCGGCGTCTCGTTTTCGGCCGCGCCGGAGAACGAGATGAGCCAGGGCCATGGTTTTCCGGTTACCGGCCGGCTGCGGGCGCTCGGCGCCGCGCCGTCGCTGGGCGTCGATCTCGAATCCGTCATCGCCGGCGACATGCTGACGGTCGGGCGGGTCGCACTTGGGGCGCAGCGGGCGCTCGACAACGCACGGAGCCGGCAGGAGACGGGCGCGATTCCGTCGACGTCGTCGATCCCGGTGCGCGAGGCGCTGTCATGGATCACGATCGAGGGCGCGCGGATGCTGGGGCTGGAGCATCGTATTGGCTCGCTCGCGCCCGGAAAGCAGGCGGACATCGTGCTGATCGATGCGCGGGCGCTGCATCTGCAGCCCGTCCACGATCCCGTCGCCACGGTCGTCATGCAGGCCGGCCGGGGCGATATCGAGGCTGTGATGATCGCAGGCCGGTTCCGCAAGCACGCTGGGCGTCTCGACGCAACCGGTCTCGACACGAAGCTCGCAGAACTCGCCGCCTCGGGGAGCCGAATCGTCCGCGATCTCGGACTCCGGCAGAATGCCGCTTGA
- a CDS encoding maleylacetate reductase: MIGSFVYDALPVRVVFGRGTLSAAAAEVERLGAKRALVLTTAQQEAEGRRLGASLGGLFSGIYPGATMHTPADVTEAALSVMTESGADCVVSLGGGSTTGLGKALALRTGVKQLCIPTTYAGSEMTPILGETKDGLKTTVRTFDVLPETVIYDVDLTLTLPAALSATSGINAVAHAVEALYAQDRNPIVSLMAEEGIRTLAVALPAIIRDPQDAEARTRALYGAWLCGYCLGSVGMALHHKLCHVLGGSFNLPHAETHTIVLPHAVAYNAAATPEAMGAIRRALDVPDAANGLFDLICRLGVPQALADIGMPQEGIGHAADIAVEKPYWNPRPIERDAIHALLARAYAGEPPLSETVSKAA; the protein is encoded by the coding sequence ATGATCGGCTCCTTCGTTTATGACGCCCTGCCGGTCCGGGTCGTGTTCGGACGCGGGACGCTGTCCGCTGCTGCCGCGGAGGTGGAGCGGCTCGGTGCAAAGCGTGCGCTGGTGCTGACCACGGCGCAGCAGGAGGCCGAGGGCCGGCGGCTCGGGGCGTCGCTTGGAGGGCTGTTCAGCGGGATTTATCCAGGCGCGACGATGCACACGCCGGCGGATGTGACCGAGGCGGCGCTGAGCGTGATGACGGAGAGCGGAGCGGACTGCGTGGTCTCGCTGGGCGGCGGCTCCACGACGGGGCTCGGCAAGGCGCTGGCGCTGCGCACCGGCGTCAAGCAGCTCTGCATCCCCACAACCTATGCCGGTTCCGAGATGACCCCCATCCTCGGAGAGACCAAGGACGGCCTCAAGACGACCGTCCGCACGTTCGATGTGTTGCCGGAGACGGTGATCTACGACGTCGATCTCACCTTGACCTTGCCCGCGGCGCTTTCGGCGACCTCCGGCATCAATGCGGTCGCCCACGCCGTCGAGGCGCTCTATGCGCAGGATCGCAATCCGATCGTGTCGCTGATGGCCGAGGAGGGGATTCGCACATTGGCAGTGGCGCTGCCCGCGATCATCCGCGATCCGCAGGATGCGGAAGCCCGGACACGGGCGCTCTACGGAGCCTGGCTCTGCGGCTATTGCCTCGGCTCCGTCGGCATGGCTCTGCACCACAAGCTCTGCCATGTGCTCGGCGGTTCGTTCAATCTGCCGCATGCCGAGACGCACACGATCGTGCTGCCGCATGCGGTTGCCTATAACGCCGCGGCCACGCCCGAGGCGATGGGCGCGATCCGCAGGGCCCTGGACGTTCCGGATGCGGCGAACGGCCTGTTCGATCTCATCTGCCGCCTTGGCGTGCCGCAAGCACTGGCGGATATCGGCATGCCGCAGGAGGGCATCGGCCACGCTGCCGACATCGCCGTCGAGAAGCCCTACTGGAATCCGCGCCCGATCGAACGTGACGCGATCCACGCTCTGCTCGCACGTGCTTACGCCGGCGAGCCGCCGCTATCCGAGACCGTGTCGAAGGCGGCCTGA
- a CDS encoding Dabb family protein: protein MSGPVKHIVMWRLRGDTPEERAAARLKVKTAFEGLKGLIDGLNHIEVGVDVSNVDYACDVVLVTEFANMSDLTSYATHPEHLRVRQELGDLRIARHQVDYPIDAAEHRE from the coding sequence ATGTCGGGACCCGTCAAGCACATCGTGATGTGGCGGCTGCGCGGCGACACGCCCGAAGAGCGGGCGGCGGCGCGGCTCAAGGTCAAGACCGCATTCGAGGGTCTCAAAGGACTCATCGACGGCCTGAATCATATCGAGGTCGGCGTCGACGTCAGCAATGTCGACTATGCCTGCGACGTGGTGCTGGTGACCGAATTCGCCAACATGTCGGATCTGACGTCCTACGCGACGCATCCCGAGCATCTGCGCGTGCGCCAGGAACTCGGCGATCTCAGGATCGCCCGTCATCAGGTCGACTATCCGATCGACGCTGCCGAGCATCGCGAATAG
- a CDS encoding LysR family transcriptional regulator: MDRLTQLEVFVKTAELNSLSKAAETLAMSNAAASRHLAALEERLAARLIERNTRRLWLTEAGQEFLQRCGALLNELAEAEDAVSERTLSPKGLLRVTSSLSFATIYLAPMLPAFRALYPKLNVQITAANRYSDFIEAGIDVAIRTREQEPDSNIIVRRLGQMRRVLAASPGYFAAHGVPESPADLAHHDMLVYNLANDPYSLRLRRGAAAQTIRISAALDSNDGQVVRQAALAGLGILIQPLYIVQPDIVAGRLVPILMDWELPRLTMNIAYQNRLRLPAKIRAFSDFLVEHIRQKSDLGIWMD; encoded by the coding sequence ATGGATCGACTGACCCAGCTCGAGGTGTTCGTGAAAACGGCGGAGCTGAACAGCCTGTCCAAGGCCGCGGAAACATTGGCCATGTCGAACGCGGCGGCGAGCCGGCATCTTGCCGCCCTGGAGGAGCGGCTGGCGGCCCGGCTGATCGAGCGCAATACGCGCCGGCTCTGGCTCACGGAAGCCGGCCAGGAATTCCTGCAGCGCTGCGGCGCTTTGCTCAACGAACTGGCCGAGGCGGAGGACGCGGTCAGCGAGCGCACCCTGTCGCCGAAGGGCCTGCTGCGGGTGACGAGCTCATTGTCCTTCGCGACGATCTACCTCGCCCCGATGCTGCCAGCGTTCCGGGCGCTCTATCCGAAACTCAACGTCCAGATCACCGCGGCCAACCGCTATTCCGACTTCATCGAGGCGGGCATCGATGTCGCGATCCGCACGCGCGAGCAGGAGCCGGATTCCAACATCATCGTGCGCCGGCTCGGTCAAATGCGACGGGTCCTCGCGGCGTCGCCGGGCTATTTCGCAGCGCATGGCGTGCCGGAAAGCCCCGCCGACCTCGCGCACCATGACATGCTTGTCTACAATCTCGCCAATGATCCCTATTCGCTCCGATTGCGGCGCGGCGCCGCCGCCCAGACGATCCGCATCTCCGCCGCGCTCGACAGCAATGATGGCCAGGTCGTGCGGCAGGCGGCGCTGGCGGGGCTCGGTATCCTGATCCAGCCGCTCTACATTGTGCAGCCGGACATCGTGGCGGGCCGCCTAGTCCCGATCCTGATGGATTGGGAGCTGCCGAGGCTGACGATGAACATCGCCTATCAGAACCGCCTCAGGCTGCCGGCCAAGATCCGTGCCTTCTCCGATTTTCTGGTCGAGCATATCCGCCAGAAATCGGATCTCGGTATCTGGATGGATTAA
- a CDS encoding DUF2783 domain-containing protein, translated as MLSTKHSVSVQNSERIEHYFYEAFCQEHEALTREESAAFNIRLIFLLANQVADQNVLHACLDAAGAPGA; from the coding sequence ATTCTGAGCACCAAGCACTCTGTCTCGGTTCAGAATTCGGAGCGGATCGAGCACTACTTCTACGAGGCCTTCTGCCAGGAGCACGAGGCGCTGACGCGTGAGGAAAGCGCCGCGTTCAATATCCGTCTGATCTTTCTGTTAGCCAACCAGGTTGCAGACCAGAACGTATTGCACGCCTGTCTTGACGCCGCCGGTGCGCCTGGTGCCTGA
- a CDS encoding ABC transporter ATP-binding protein, which produces MNPILTARGVYTTYDSVDVLTGVDIDVLPGKITCILGVNGAGKSTLIRSILRLTPPRVGAITFNGINLDRLKTHEIVRLGIGCIPEGRRIFGRMTVVENLHVGAYAERSSAKIRARLERVFQIFPRLKEREKQIAGTLSGGEQAMVSIGRGLMTDPQMLIIDEPSLGLSPLFVQENFNVIRDIAKTGVTVLLVEQNVNQTLAIADYGYVLLQGHVIVEGSADELGSNPDVQRAYFGGVK; this is translated from the coding sequence ATGAACCCGATTCTTACCGCACGTGGTGTTTATACCACCTATGACAGCGTCGATGTTCTAACGGGAGTTGATATCGATGTTCTTCCAGGGAAGATAACTTGCATCCTCGGCGTAAATGGGGCGGGCAAATCGACTTTGATCAGATCCATTCTGAGACTTACACCGCCACGAGTCGGTGCAATCACCTTCAACGGAATTAATCTTGACAGATTGAAAACGCACGAGATTGTTCGTCTTGGTATTGGGTGTATACCCGAAGGTCGTCGTATCTTTGGTCGTATGACCGTTGTAGAAAATCTACACGTTGGCGCTTACGCAGAGCGATCCAGTGCCAAGATTCGTGCGCGGTTGGAGCGGGTGTTTCAAATTTTTCCGCGGCTGAAAGAACGTGAAAAGCAGATTGCGGGAACACTTTCAGGCGGTGAGCAAGCAATGGTATCGATCGGACGCGGATTAATGACGGACCCTCAAATGCTCATCATCGACGAACCGTCGCTGGGTCTCTCGCCCCTGTTTGTCCAAGAAAATTTTAATGTCATTCGCGATATCGCAAAAACGGGAGTCACGGTGCTCTTGGTCGAGCAAAACGTCAATCAAACCCTCGCCATCGCTGATTATGGATATGTCTTACTTCAAGGACATGTTATCGTAGAAGGATCAGCAGACGAACTGGGATCAAATCCTGATGTTCAGCGCGCATATTTTGGAGGTGTAAAGTAG
- a CDS encoding ABC transporter ATP-binding protein produces MNDTILATSGLTVRFGGLVALSELNVSISKGDVIGLIGPNGSGKTTFFNTISGLVRSSSGSIIFDGSDTTKMKVDQLASRGLARTFQRSRLCLPLSVFDNIALGAQGRLSSTLWGNIVRRSAFHAELRQLVEQIEDLLSNFDDNLARKIFDSTETLGMIDRRRVEICRALLGKPSLLLLDEPSAGMTHDETNQLMDEILAIRPKFGDPTIVIVEHEMGLIERITDHCIVLNYGQKICEGTFREVSADSAVRRAYLGQS; encoded by the coding sequence ATGAACGATACCATCCTAGCGACAAGTGGTTTGACCGTTCGTTTTGGAGGCTTGGTAGCGCTGAGCGAACTCAATGTCTCCATTTCAAAGGGGGATGTGATTGGTCTTATCGGCCCTAATGGATCGGGCAAAACTACATTTTTTAACACAATCAGCGGCTTGGTTCGGTCAAGTTCAGGCTCTATTATCTTTGACGGTTCTGATACCACGAAAATGAAGGTTGATCAGCTCGCGTCGCGAGGCCTGGCTCGGACATTTCAGCGTTCGAGGCTTTGCCTCCCGCTCTCGGTCTTCGACAATATCGCCCTTGGAGCTCAGGGACGCCTCAGTAGTACGTTGTGGGGCAACATTGTTCGAAGATCGGCTTTTCACGCTGAACTTCGACAGCTGGTGGAGCAAATTGAGGATTTGCTTTCCAATTTCGATGATAACCTGGCGAGGAAGATTTTTGATAGCACTGAAACATTAGGGATGATCGATCGCAGGCGGGTTGAGATTTGTCGAGCTCTTCTTGGGAAGCCGTCTCTGCTTCTTTTAGATGAACCATCTGCTGGGATGACGCACGACGAAACCAACCAGCTTATGGATGAAATCTTGGCGATAAGGCCAAAATTTGGAGACCCTACGATCGTGATTGTTGAACATGAAATGGGTCTCATTGAGCGGATAACCGATCATTGCATTGTCTTGAACTACGGGCAGAAAATTTGCGAAGGGACGTTTCGCGAAGTATCGGCCGATTCGGCAGTTAGACGCGCATATTTGGGGCAGTCATGA
- a CDS encoding branched-chain amino acid ABC transporter permease: MDCASRRATSRRRNCGERTAEFASRGSHCVCDSFDNCPARRYVRIADVRNRTNLCSCLLWPYNSDGVRWIDEFRSRCIYGCWGYTVAVLGRHGDVPGLLSVIAAGAVSVAIGFILLAPVLRTRGHYAALTTLAFSVMFTVYVDASDILGGPQGIKVPGLILFGWDFSKDFVLGDYTFSSYANYVILTGSLVGLSGLLLGLMNRSWIGVWLDVVRLDETTASIFGLRVWYWKLLAFTLGNFLLGLAGAIYAQMTAFIAPANFQLSDSLAIVSILILGGVGNIWGILPATLLVILLPEKLQIVQEYRFLIFAMVVVFVLIVRPSGLLPRKLRRLREGATA; the protein is encoded by the coding sequence ATGGATTGCGCATCGCGTAGGGCTACTTCTCGCCGCCGAAACTGCGGCGAAAGAACAGCCGAATTTGCTTCGCGCGGGTCTCATTGCGTCTGCGATAGTTTTGATAATTGCCCTGCGAGAAGATACGTTCGGATTGCTGATGTTCGCAACCGTACTAATCTATGTTCTTGCTTGCTTTGGCCTTACAATTCAGATGGGGTTCGCTGGATTGACGAATTTCGGAGCCGCTGCATTTATGGGTGCTGGGGGTACACGGTAGCAGTGCTCGGTCGCCATGGCGATGTACCCGGCTTGTTATCCGTCATCGCTGCAGGCGCGGTTTCCGTCGCGATTGGATTTATTCTGTTGGCTCCGGTCCTTCGAACCCGAGGGCACTATGCCGCACTTACCACGCTAGCGTTCAGCGTTATGTTCACAGTTTATGTAGATGCCAGTGATATTCTGGGAGGCCCGCAAGGCATCAAGGTGCCCGGACTGATACTATTCGGCTGGGATTTCAGTAAAGATTTCGTCTTGGGCGATTATACCTTCAGCTCGTACGCAAACTATGTGATCTTGACAGGAAGCCTAGTCGGCCTTTCGGGGCTGCTCCTCGGTCTGATGAACCGTTCGTGGATCGGCGTGTGGCTGGACGTTGTTCGGCTGGATGAAACAACCGCTTCGATCTTTGGCTTACGTGTGTGGTATTGGAAATTGCTGGCTTTCACCCTAGGTAATTTTCTGCTCGGGCTTGCAGGTGCAATCTATGCGCAGATGACGGCCTTTATCGCGCCAGCAAATTTTCAGCTAAGCGATAGTCTAGCAATTGTGTCGATCCTCATTTTAGGCGGAGTTGGAAATATATGGGGCATCCTTCCTGCCACGCTTTTGGTCATACTCTTACCTGAGAAGCTTCAAATTGTTCAGGAATATCGCTTCCTCATATTCGCGATGGTCGTAGTATTCGTTCTCATTGTTCGCCCCTCTGGGCTATTGCCTCGGAAACTGCGACGCCTGCGGGAAGGTGCGACAGCATGA